In one window of Neofelis nebulosa isolate mNeoNeb1 chromosome 15, mNeoNeb1.pri, whole genome shotgun sequence DNA:
- the PTGS2 gene encoding prostaglandin G/H synthase 2, giving the protein MLARALLLCVALALCRAANPCCSNPCQNQGVCLSIGFDQYKCDCTRTGFYGENCSTPEFLTRIKLFLKPTPNTVHYILTHFKGVWNIVNNIPFLQNIIMKYVLTSRSHLIESPPTYNVDYGYKSWEAFSNLSYYTRALPPVADDCPTPMGVKGKKELPDSKEIVEKFLLRRKFIPDPQGTNMMFAFFAQHFTHQFFKTDHKRGPAFTKGLGHGVDLSHVYGETLDRQHKLRLFKDGKMKYQIIDGEVYPPTVKDTQVEMIYPPHVPEHLRFAVGQEVFGLVPGLMMYATIWLREHNRVCDVLKQEHPEWDDERLFQTSRLILIGETIKIVIEDYVQHLSGYHFKLKFDPELLFNQQFQYQNRIAAEFNTLYHWHPLLPDTLQIDDQEYNFQQFVYNNSILLEHGLTQFVESFSRQIAGRVAGGRNVPAAVQQVAKASIDQSRQMKYQSLNEYRKRFRLKPYTSFEELTGEKEMAAGLEALYGDIDAMELYPALLVEKPRPDAIFGETMVEMGAPFSLKGLMGNPICSPDYWKPSTFGGEVGFKIINTASIQSLICNNVKGCPFTAFSVQDPQLTKTVTINASSSHSGLDDINPTVLLKERSTEL; this is encoded by the exons ATGCTTGCCCGCGCCCTGCTGCTCTGCGTCGCCCTGGCGCTCTGCCGTGCAG CAAATCCTTGCTGTTCCAACCCATGCCAAAACCAAGGTGTATGTCTGAGCATAGGATTTGACCAGTATAAGTGTGACTGTACCCGAACAGGATTCTATGGTGAAAACTGTTCAACAC CTGAATTTCTGACAAGAATAAAGTTATTCCTGAAACCCACTCCAAATACAGTGCACTACATACTTACCCACTTCAAGGGAGTCTGGAACATTGTCAATAACATTCCCTTCCTGCaaaatataattatgaaatatgtGTTGACAT ccaggtcacattTGATTGAGAGCCCACCAACTTACAATGTGGACTATGGCTATAAAAGCTGGGAAGCCTTTTCCAATCTCTCCTATTATACCAGAGCTCTTCCCCCTGTGGCTGATGACTGCCCAACACCCATGGGTGTGAAAG GCAAGAAAGAGCTTCCTGATTCAAAAGAGATTGTGGAAAAATTTCTTCTAAGAAGAAAGTTCATTCCTGACCCCCAAGGCACAAATATGATGTTTGCATTTTTTGCCCAACACTTCACCCATCAATTTTTCAAGACAGATCATAAGCGAGGACCAGCTTTCACCAAAGGACTGGGCCATGGG GTGGACTTAAGTCATGTTTATGGCGAAACTTTGGATAGACAGCATAAACTGCGCCTTTTCAAGGATGGAAAAATGAAATACCAG aTAATCGATGGGGAGGTGTATCCTCCCACAGTCAAAGATACTCAGGTCGAGATGATCTACCCACCTCATGTTCCTGAACACCTGCGGTTTGCTGTGGGCCAGGAGGTCTTTGGTCTGGTGCCTGGTCTGATGATGTACGCCACAATTTGGCTGCGGGAACACAACAGAGTGTGTGATGTGCTTAAACAGGAGCATCCAGAATGGGATGATGAGCGGTTGTTCCAGACGAGCAGGCTAATACTGATAG GAGAAACCATTAAGATTGTGATTGAAGACTATGTACAACACTTGAGTGGCTATCACTTCAAACTGAAGTTTGACCCAGAGCTGCTTTTCAACCAACAATTCCAATACCAAAACCGTATTGCTGCTGAGTTTAACACACTCTACCACTGGCATCCCCTTCTGCCTGACACCTTGCAAATAGATGACCAGGAGTACAATTTCCAGCAGTTTGTCTACAACAACTCTATATTACTGGAACATGGGCTTACCCAGTTCGTGGAATCATTCAGCAGGCAAATTGCTGGCAGG GTTGCTGGTGGTAGGAATGTTCCAGCTGCAGTGCAGCAAGTAGCAAAGGCCTCAATCGACCAGAGCAGACAGATGAAGTACCAGTCTCTTAATGAGTATCGCAAACGCTTTCGGCTGAAGCCCTATACATCATTTGAAGAACTCACAG gagagaaggaaatggcTGCGGGGTTAGAAGCACTTTATGGTGATATTGATGCCATGGAGCTGTATCCTGCCCTTCTGGTAGAAAAGCCTCGCCCTGATGCCATCTTTGGTGAGACCATGGTAGAAATGGGAGCACCATTCTCCTTGAAAGGACTTATGGGTAATCCTATATGCTCTCCTGACTACTGGAAGCCTAGCACTTTTGGTGGAGAAGTAGGTTTTAAAATCATCAACACTGCCTCGATTCAGTCTCTCATCTGCAATAACGTGAAGGGCTGTCCTTTTACTGCATTCAGTGTTCAAGATCCACAGCTCACCAAAACAGTCACCATTAACGCAAGCTCTTCGCACTCTGGACTGGATGATATCAATCCCACAGTACTGCTAAAAGAACGTTCAACTGAACTGTAG